A window from Leptospira meyeri encodes these proteins:
- a CDS encoding acetylglutamate kinase, translated as MNSKDVLSRVFEITRDPRDGLLFLKEFQSLSPESFAILYADSETIFDSSEALFSDLKLLYQLDLFPFVILEIDSFQYLKVFFPLEQVNADGERSLGFSYQVVDRNQPLKEEVTKSIGQKKIPILLWDDEKEKLSALIDRCRSILHSSKVIYVSIDGPLKDPNTSKVKSILQSDSHLSLPEGMTLSRSQEEFIQLSEDLLAKIEDPKFSIVLTSPFTLLTELFTVKGSGTLVKRKNKIKVCHSTEDVDMPRVFQLIEESFGKPLKPEFYKTKFDVLFLEESYRACAWMQKTEHGYLLSKFAVNGVARGAGVGRDIWDQILEHCRPLFWRSKPDNNINKWYMSVAQGIEKDESWYYYWLGLSQSLIPATIQILKSQPEDFYPK; from the coding sequence ATGAATTCCAAAGACGTACTCAGTCGGGTCTTTGAAATCACAAGAGATCCAAGAGATGGACTTCTTTTCTTAAAAGAATTCCAATCTTTATCTCCGGAATCGTTTGCGATTCTTTATGCGGATTCGGAAACCATTTTTGATAGTTCGGAAGCCTTATTTTCAGACCTAAAACTACTCTACCAACTGGATCTTTTTCCCTTTGTCATTTTGGAAATAGATAGTTTCCAATACTTAAAAGTTTTTTTCCCACTGGAACAAGTGAATGCAGATGGCGAAAGAAGTCTTGGTTTCTCCTACCAAGTGGTGGATCGAAACCAACCTCTAAAAGAAGAAGTCACAAAAAGTATCGGTCAGAAAAAAATCCCGATTTTACTTTGGGATGATGAAAAGGAAAAACTTTCCGCACTTATTGACCGTTGTCGTTCTATCCTCCATTCTTCAAAGGTCATTTATGTTTCGATAGATGGTCCACTAAAAGACCCAAATACGAGTAAGGTAAAATCAATCTTACAAAGTGATTCACATTTGTCTCTTCCGGAAGGGATGACACTTTCTCGGTCACAGGAGGAGTTCATCCAACTTTCGGAAGACTTATTGGCAAAAATAGAAGATCCAAAATTTAGCATTGTTCTCACTTCCCCATTCACTCTACTCACCGAACTTTTTACCGTAAAAGGAAGTGGAACTCTTGTTAAGCGAAAAAACAAAATCAAGGTTTGTCATTCTACTGAGGACGTCGATATGCCAAGAGTATTCCAACTCATTGAAGAATCTTTTGGCAAACCATTAAAACCAGAATTTTACAAAACTAAATTTGATGTTTTATTTTTAGAAGAGTCGTACAGAGCCTGCGCTTGGATGCAAAAAACTGAACATGGGTATTTACTTTCTAAATTTGCAGTGAACGGTGTGGCAAGAGGTGCAGGTGTAGGTCGCGATATTTGGGACCAAATCTTAGAACACTGCCGACCACTGTTTTGGCGAAGCAAACCAGACAATAATATCAACAAATGGTATATGTCTGTCGCACAAGGGATTGAAAAGGATGAAAGTTGGTATTATTATTGGTTGGGACTCAGCCAATCACTCATTCCTGCTACTATCCAAATATTAAAGTCACAACCGGAAGATTTTTATCCGAAGTAA
- a CDS encoding THUMP domain-containing class I SAM-dependent RNA methyltransferase: MRRLGIKPTHPTYHAICGEGLSPLLESELKSFHLKITSSNRGGVFFSGKKEDVIKFAVHTKFASRINLQLLHDNAETYDEFYAKANELPWEKYIGPDVSFRIDAETKDKLKNSEFTMHRTKDAVLDRLRSKKVPLPEIEKRMADITIVVRSHTDRFSIEISLSGDPVGRRGYRLFAGNAPVREPIAQAMLEVSGWKEGNTLVDPMCGSGTILIEAALRERLYGEINRFLFAESPVFQILFPTYVFSERKMEKPNSPHLFGFDLDPEAVRIAKENAYEAGVEDFVTFEVGNCLDLKNKFGDKGHVVTNPPYGDRIGKPMEDLKEMYFQFGKVIKNEFGGWKFTVLSGDFSLLGKFGLKENTHLSLKHANLKAKIVDYEIRGGK, encoded by the coding sequence ATTAGGAGACTCGGAATAAAACCTACTCACCCCACTTACCATGCCATTTGCGGAGAGGGACTCTCTCCGCTTTTGGAATCCGAATTAAAATCGTTTCATCTTAAAATCACTAGTTCTAACAGAGGTGGCGTTTTTTTTTCCGGCAAAAAAGAAGATGTCATAAAGTTTGCGGTTCATACCAAGTTTGCTTCACGAATCAACTTACAGTTGCTACATGATAATGCAGAAACTTACGATGAATTTTATGCCAAAGCAAACGAACTCCCTTGGGAAAAATACATTGGCCCGGATGTTAGTTTTCGAATTGATGCTGAGACCAAAGATAAATTAAAGAATTCTGAATTCACCATGCATCGAACAAAAGATGCAGTCCTCGATCGTTTGCGGAGTAAAAAAGTCCCTCTCCCCGAAATTGAAAAACGAATGGCAGACATTACCATCGTTGTGAGATCTCATACAGACCGCTTTAGCATTGAAATTTCCCTTTCGGGAGATCCCGTGGGAAGGCGCGGATATAGGCTCTTTGCAGGAAATGCTCCCGTGAGGGAACCCATTGCACAAGCAATGCTCGAAGTCTCCGGTTGGAAAGAAGGAAATACCTTAGTAGATCCCATGTGCGGTTCAGGAACCATCCTTATCGAAGCCGCATTAAGAGAACGTTTGTATGGCGAAATCAATCGTTTCCTTTTTGCGGAATCTCCTGTATTCCAAATTCTATTTCCGACGTATGTGTTTTCCGAAAGAAAAATGGAAAAACCAAATTCCCCTCATCTTTTTGGATTTGATCTAGACCCGGAAGCAGTTCGCATCGCAAAAGAAAATGCTTATGAGGCGGGTGTTGAAGACTTTGTTACGTTTGAAGTCGGAAACTGTTTGGATCTCAAAAACAAATTTGGAGACAAAGGTCACGTGGTTACCAATCCACCTTATGGGGATCGGATTGGAAAACCAATGGAAGACCTAAAGGAAATGTACTTTCAATTTGGAAAGGTCATTAAAAACGAGTTTGGCGGTTGGAAGTTTACCGTTCTTTCGGGGGATTTTTCTCTGCTTGGAAAATTTGGACTCAAAGAAAACACACATTTAAGTTTGAAACATGCCAACCTAAAAGCAAAGATTGTTGATTATGAGATCAGAGGGGGGAAATGA
- the bfr gene encoding bacterioferritin, giving the protein MKGKKEVIDILAEVLAAELTAINQYFIHAKVCKNWGYLELAEYLRKESIEEMKHADEIIERILFFDGTPDLQKYLKINVGQTVPEMLDHDLQLEYNAVERLNRGIDICVAAKDNGTRELFEKILVSEEEHIDWIETQKSIIDSISLPNYLAQKLGDSE; this is encoded by the coding sequence ATGAAGGGAAAAAAAGAAGTAATCGACATTTTAGCGGAAGTTCTAGCGGCAGAACTCACAGCCATCAATCAGTATTTTATTCATGCAAAAGTCTGTAAAAATTGGGGGTATTTGGAACTTGCTGAATACCTCAGAAAAGAGTCCATTGAAGAGATGAAACATGCAGATGAAATCATCGAAAGGATTCTATTTTTTGATGGAACTCCTGACCTACAAAAGTATCTAAAAATCAATGTTGGCCAAACGGTTCCCGAGATGTTGGATCATGACTTACAGCTAGAATACAATGCGGTAGAAAGACTTAACCGTGGCATTGATATCTGTGTAGCAGCCAAAGACAATGGAACAAGAGAACTTTTCGAAAAAATCCTAGTTTCTGAAGAAGAACATATTGATTGGATTGAAACACAAAAATCCATTATCGATTCGATAAGCCTCCCTAACTACTTGGCTCAAAAATTAGGAGACTCGGAATAA
- a CDS encoding thiolase family protein: MKKVYIHNPSLSVFGKHKGSQLDLSFVTAKQSVHEFQSHKIQFIIYASFSPDSYNKEYHLSAKLPGLLGIRDVYSIRMETASSSGAAAFQLGVNLILSGRFDHGLVLATEVMSQLNREESNLLLGSVLSDSQRALGMSMAQGGAMITRKYLNDYGYKEEDLFAIAKKLHDNGLKNPKAHIKKNLTLEEYQNQTKIASPLGLYDISPLSDGSAALILSKNPSSISVKGMGSGTAPFLSSADPSFLANRIAFEKAYAEAGVEPSDIDFAELHDAFTPFELVGAEDAGFFNRGEALFQVKAGLTHPKGKIPINSSGGLKSRGHPVGASGLAQIVELCRFFEEWPEKRLAIAQSIGGLATNNFVSILERD, from the coding sequence ATGAAGAAAGTTTACATTCACAATCCATCATTGAGTGTATTCGGAAAACACAAAGGATCACAACTTGATTTATCCTTTGTGACCGCAAAACAATCTGTACATGAGTTTCAATCTCACAAAATTCAGTTCATCATCTACGCAAGTTTTTCACCTGATTCCTATAATAAAGAATACCATTTATCTGCAAAACTCCCTGGTTTATTAGGAATTCGCGATGTTTATTCCATACGAATGGAAACTGCATCTTCGTCAGGGGCTGCGGCTTTTCAATTGGGGGTGAATTTAATTCTCAGTGGAAGGTTTGATCATGGACTTGTTTTGGCAACGGAAGTAATGAGCCAACTCAACCGTGAAGAGAGTAATCTTTTGTTAGGTTCTGTTCTTTCTGATTCACAAAGGGCACTCGGAATGTCTATGGCACAAGGTGGTGCTATGATCACCCGAAAGTATTTAAATGATTATGGATACAAAGAAGAAGACCTTTTTGCCATCGCAAAGAAATTACATGACAACGGTCTTAAAAATCCGAAAGCACATATCAAAAAGAATTTAACCTTAGAAGAATACCAAAACCAAACAAAGATCGCAAGTCCATTAGGTTTGTATGATATTTCTCCACTTTCTGACGGGTCGGCAGCTCTCATCCTTTCCAAAAATCCAAGTTCCATTTCAGTCAAAGGTATGGGCTCGGGTACTGCTCCTTTCCTTTCCTCAGCGGATCCAAGTTTTCTTGCCAACCGCATTGCCTTTGAGAAGGCTTATGCAGAAGCTGGTGTGGAACCAAGTGATATTGATTTTGCGGAATTACATGACGCATTTACTCCTTTCGAACTTGTCGGTGCCGAAGATGCTGGTTTTTTCAACCGTGGAGAGGCCTTATTTCAGGTAAAAGCAGGTCTTACTCATCCCAAGGGCAAAATTCCGATCAATTCCTCTGGAGGACTCAAATCCCGAGGCCATCCGGTGGGAGCTTCGGGCCTAGCACAAATTGTTGAACTTTGTCGGTTCTTTGAGGAATGGCCCGAAAAGCGGTTGGCAATAGCACAAAGTATAGGTGGACTTGCTACAAACAACTTTGTGTCGATACTAGAAAGAGACTGA
- the waaF gene encoding lipopolysaccharide heptosyltransferase II, translating into MPEKILIIQTAFLGDLILSTSFFHAVKMEHPGAEIHVLVNAGTESVLDNNPDLTKVWSLDKKRIKKNPFAFMHFAGLLKKETFNKVYSAHFSFRSSLLSYLTRAPIRIGYKESGFSFLHTKTVQRPKQGPHEVEKLFSLLFEEYDFPKGRERRPYLFPGKLEEDSFLIKKKEIINNDEGYILIAPSSLWETKRMPEEKFVSVITQILRKRKETVILIGSKADLEIENTIVRLMKTEPLELKERDRLLSLVGKTNLKELMVWIRNASAIISNDSSPIHFASAFNTPTVMLYGATVPAFGYGSLSDKHKILEVQGLNCRPCGIHGGRICPEGHFRCMMDQNPVRIFEALEEIITHEIT; encoded by the coding sequence ATGCCAGAAAAAATACTCATCATCCAAACGGCTTTTTTAGGTGACCTGATCCTATCCACTTCGTTTTTCCATGCGGTCAAAATGGAACATCCAGGAGCTGAAATTCATGTATTAGTGAATGCCGGTACGGAATCTGTTTTGGATAACAATCCAGATTTAACAAAAGTTTGGTCACTTGATAAAAAACGAATCAAAAAGAATCCGTTTGCCTTTATGCATTTTGCTGGTTTATTAAAAAAAGAAACCTTTAACAAGGTGTATTCAGCGCACTTTTCATTTCGTTCGAGTTTGTTATCATACCTAACAAGGGCACCGATTCGTATTGGTTATAAAGAATCTGGCTTTTCTTTTTTGCATACAAAGACGGTACAAAGACCCAAACAAGGTCCTCACGAAGTAGAAAAACTATTTTCCCTTTTATTTGAAGAATATGATTTTCCGAAAGGAAGAGAAAGAAGGCCGTATTTATTCCCAGGGAAATTGGAGGAAGATTCTTTTTTAATAAAGAAAAAGGAAATTATCAATAATGATGAGGGATACATTCTGATTGCTCCTTCTTCTCTTTGGGAAACAAAACGGATGCCAGAAGAAAAATTTGTGAGTGTCATCACGCAGATCCTGAGGAAACGAAAAGAAACGGTTATTTTGATTGGTAGCAAAGCAGATTTGGAAATTGAAAATACTATTGTTCGTTTGATGAAAACAGAACCATTGGAATTAAAAGAAAGGGATCGTTTGCTTTCACTTGTAGGAAAAACAAACCTAAAAGAGCTAATGGTTTGGATTCGAAATGCCAGTGCGATTATTTCCAACGATTCCAGTCCTATTCATTTTGCTTCTGCTTTTAATACTCCGACAGTTATGTTGTATGGTGCGACCGTCCCGGCATTTGGGTATGGAAGCCTTTCCGATAAACATAAAATTTTGGAAGTACAGGGTCTAAATTGTAGACCTTGCGGGATTCACGGAGGACGAATTTGTCCAGAGGGACATTTTCGTTGTATGATGGACCAAAATCCTGTGAGAATTTTTGAAGCCTTAGAGGAAATCATCACTCATGAAATTACCTGA
- a CDS encoding aminopeptidase P N-terminal domain-containing protein, with protein sequence MKLPDKKTREYNSKLYRSRIINIQKKLKKGEIFLLFAANHKIRNRDVEYKFRQNSDFYYLTGITEEDSILVITQDVSGMFCLPKDKEKEIWTGIRLGKEKIKSMLGLDFSYDLSDWEKERSAILIGNHTLYYFFGENPDRDRELISECRNLSERGREGKFGPHRIEHPHFLHEERLNKSKEEIALLKNAAEVTKLGHMRIMRESKPGMYEYELEALLDQEYLKYGSIGGGYGHIVATGKNACILHYVSNDDVLKEGDLVLVDSGAEWNYYTADVTRVFPAGKKFTEAQKTIYEIVLYAQKNAIHNSTSGTPFNEVHEKTVRFLSDCLREMGFLKGSLEEILEKGTYRKFYMHRTGHYLGMDVHDVGRYFLDGKSRPLKDGQVVTVEPGLYFDPTDESIPKDFRGIGIRIEDDIVIHGKTPINLTESIPKEISEIEALKA encoded by the coding sequence ATGAAATTACCTGATAAAAAAACAAGAGAATACAACTCTAAGTTATACCGTAGTCGGATCATCAACATTCAGAAAAAGTTGAAAAAAGGGGAAATCTTTTTACTCTTTGCCGCAAATCATAAGATTAGAAACCGGGATGTGGAATATAAGTTTCGCCAAAACTCCGATTTTTACTACCTTACTGGAATAACAGAAGAAGACTCCATCCTTGTCATTACTCAAGATGTTTCAGGGATGTTTTGTCTGCCCAAAGACAAAGAAAAAGAAATTTGGACGGGTATTCGACTTGGAAAAGAAAAAATCAAATCCATGTTAGGTTTGGATTTTTCTTATGACTTAAGTGATTGGGAAAAAGAAAGATCTGCCATCCTGATAGGGAATCATACTTTGTATTATTTTTTTGGAGAAAATCCAGACCGCGACCGGGAACTGATTTCCGAATGTAGGAATCTATCGGAAAGAGGTCGGGAAGGAAAATTTGGCCCGCATAGGATTGAACATCCTCATTTTTTACATGAAGAAAGACTAAATAAATCCAAGGAAGAAATTGCACTTTTAAAAAATGCAGCAGAAGTCACAAAACTTGGCCATATGCGCATTATGCGAGAGAGTAAACCGGGGATGTATGAATATGAATTGGAAGCACTTCTTGACCAGGAGTATTTAAAATACGGATCGATCGGCGGTGGGTATGGTCATATTGTTGCCACAGGAAAAAACGCCTGTATCCTTCATTACGTTAGTAATGATGACGTTCTAAAAGAAGGGGATTTGGTTCTAGTCGATTCAGGGGCAGAGTGGAATTATTATACAGCGGATGTCACACGTGTGTTTCCTGCCGGAAAAAAGTTCACCGAGGCTCAAAAAACAATCTATGAAATTGTATTGTATGCACAGAAAAATGCGATTCACAATTCTACTTCTGGAACTCCTTTCAATGAAGTACATGAAAAAACGGTTCGTTTCCTCAGTGATTGTTTAAGGGAAATGGGTTTTTTAAAGGGGAGTTTAGAAGAAATTCTCGAGAAAGGAACTTATCGAAAATTTTATATGCACCGGACTGGACATTACTTGGGAATGGATGTTCACGATGTGGGAAGATACTTTTTGGATGGAAAGTCTAGACCTCTGAAGGATGGCCAGGTGGTGACAGTGGAACCTGGATTATATTTTGATCCAACGGATGAATCGATTCCGAAAGATTTTCGAGGGATTGGAATTCGAATTGAAGATGATATTGTAATCCATGGAAAAACACCCATCAACTTAACTGAATCCATTCCCAAAGAAATATCTGAAATTGAAGCCTTGAAAGCTTAA
- a CDS encoding MarR family winged helix-turn-helix transcriptional regulator: protein MSRELPKRFRSVRYFDRISSEIADIVRFEMEKLGYPGLTTSHFEILTFLLRSKVPINMTQIAKTIEKTKPTCTVLVNRLVKEGLVERNPSPNDGREWALLLSTDGKKIRKKIVTISAKLLSLQTWGISKENEDILYPILEEIYKHIRNKREN from the coding sequence ATGAGTAGAGAACTTCCCAAACGCTTTCGATCTGTTCGGTATTTTGATCGAATCAGTTCTGAAATTGCTGATATTGTTCGTTTCGAAATGGAAAAATTGGGTTACCCCGGTCTCACAACCTCTCATTTCGAAATTTTGACCTTTCTATTGAGAAGTAAGGTTCCGATCAATATGACTCAAATTGCTAAAACCATTGAGAAGACGAAACCGACTTGCACGGTTCTTGTGAATCGATTGGTGAAAGAAGGTCTTGTGGAACGAAATCCTTCTCCAAACGACGGAAGGGAATGGGCTTTACTATTATCAACGGATGGGAAAAAAATACGAAAGAAAATTGTGACTATCTCCGCAAAACTTCTTTCGTTACAAACTTGGGGTATCTCAAAAGAAAACGAGGATATTTTGTATCCTATCCTCGAAGAAATATACAAACACATTCGAAATAAAAGAGAAAATTAA
- a CDS encoding enoyl-CoA hydratase/isomerase family protein, with translation MISFEQIDGIGFIRLGINDKNSFSNESFLELKKTIQIAKESNSKAIVLKSDSPGTFSLGLDLTTVSTMDLSKDLAPFLNLFYDNLKALFTLPVPTIAEISGHALGYGAMLALVCDYRYATEDIRFGLPEVKIGIQVPSFIYALLGEAVGYDAAKRHVLLGDAFKAKEMPSLFEEIAGTEEDLKKKSKSLQTKLKKNSLSAMKDTKLGILNVQKTILSLIETDIQATIQSIQSKDAQEGISASVQVRRPVFTS, from the coding sequence ATGATTTCATTTGAACAAATAGACGGAATCGGATTTATCCGATTGGGCATTAACGACAAGAACAGTTTTTCTAACGAATCGTTTTTGGAATTGAAAAAGACAATTCAAATTGCTAAGGAATCAAATTCCAAAGCCATCGTATTAAAAAGTGATTCTCCCGGTACCTTTTCTTTAGGACTTGATCTTACTACTGTCAGTACAATGGATCTTTCCAAAGACCTGGCGCCATTTTTAAATTTATTCTATGACAACTTAAAAGCTTTATTTACCCTTCCCGTTCCAACAATCGCAGAGATTTCTGGCCATGCTTTAGGATATGGAGCAATGCTTGCACTTGTTTGTGACTATCGTTATGCGACTGAGGACATACGATTTGGTTTACCAGAGGTCAAAATTGGAATCCAAGTTCCTTCCTTTATTTATGCCTTACTTGGAGAAGCAGTTGGATACGATGCGGCAAAACGTCATGTACTATTAGGTGATGCATTCAAAGCAAAAGAAATGCCAAGTTTGTTTGAAGAAATTGCAGGAACAGAAGAAGACTTGAAAAAAAAATCAAAATCTCTCCAAACAAAACTCAAAAAAAATTCTCTGTCCGCAATGAAAGATACAAAATTAGGAATTTTGAATGTACAAAAAACAATTTTGTCTTTAATTGAGACGGATATTCAAGCCACCATCCAAAGCATTCAATCAAAAGATGCTCAGGAAGGTATTTCTGCTTCCGTTCAAGTCAGAAGACCTGTTTTTACTTCCTAA
- a CDS encoding M20 metallopeptidase family protein, producing the protein MKVYPSHRKEEMVRYRRTFHQFPELKYEERETASFVKAHLESLGFQVESGIAETGLVALFDSGIPGKTILVRADMDALPIHEENNHEYKSKNPGKMHACGHDGHTSILMALSSELKSSFSEFVPKGRVLLCFQPAEEGGSGADKMIASGILDRYKVDSVFALHVWNHIDLGKVGVVNGTMMASVDEFKITIKGTSGHGAIPQHTVDPIVVGSHIVTALQTLVSRNVDPLEPCVVTVGSFHSGNAFNVIPETATLHGTVRTYSKSVYELIPKRMESLVNQVAAGFGASIDFEYNRIDKPTINDQAMADIVRVAAKNILGEDCLTEENTRTMGGEDFSAFLMERPGCYFFIGSRNEAKGFIHSHHSSFFDFDEDALPIGLSVMKEVIKTYLLNSI; encoded by the coding sequence ATGAAAGTCTATCCTTCTCATCGAAAAGAGGAAATGGTTCGTTATAGACGTACCTTCCATCAGTTCCCTGAACTCAAGTATGAGGAAAGGGAAACTGCTTCTTTTGTGAAGGCGCATTTAGAATCTTTAGGTTTCCAAGTGGAATCAGGAATTGCGGAAACTGGCCTTGTCGCTTTATTCGATTCCGGAATTCCAGGAAAAACCATCCTCGTCCGAGCTGATATGGATGCTCTTCCCATCCACGAAGAAAATAACCACGAGTACAAAAGCAAAAACCCAGGTAAGATGCATGCATGCGGACATGATGGGCACACGAGCATCCTCATGGCCCTTTCTTCCGAACTTAAATCATCTTTTTCAGAATTTGTTCCCAAGGGTAGAGTTCTCCTTTGTTTTCAACCAGCCGAAGAAGGTGGTTCAGGGGCGGATAAAATGATCGCCTCTGGAATTTTGGATCGCTACAAGGTAGATTCGGTTTTTGCCCTTCATGTCTGGAATCATATTGATTTAGGGAAAGTGGGGGTAGTCAACGGAACTATGATGGCTTCTGTTGATGAATTTAAAATTACGATAAAAGGAACCTCTGGCCACGGAGCCATCCCCCAGCACACCGTAGACCCGATTGTAGTTGGCTCCCACATAGTAACCGCTTTACAAACATTAGTTTCTAGAAACGTCGACCCTTTGGAACCATGCGTTGTGACAGTGGGATCTTTTCATTCAGGAAATGCTTTCAATGTCATCCCAGAAACGGCAACCCTTCATGGAACTGTTCGTACCTATTCGAAATCCGTTTATGAATTGATCCCCAAACGAATGGAATCCCTAGTGAACCAAGTAGCAGCAGGTTTTGGAGCCAGTATCGACTTCGAATACAACCGAATCGACAAACCAACAATCAATGACCAGGCAATGGCTGACATCGTGCGAGTTGCAGCAAAGAATATTCTGGGTGAAGATTGTCTCACCGAAGAAAATACAAGGACCATGGGAGGGGAAGACTTTTCTGCCTTTCTTATGGAAAGACCTGGTTGTTATTTTTTTATTGGTTCTCGGAACGAGGCGAAAGGATTTATTCACTCCCACCATAGTTCTTTTTTTGATTTTGACGAGGATGCACTTCCCATCGGACTTTCAGTGATGAAAGAAGTCATCAAAACGTATCTTTTAAATTCAATTTAA
- a CDS encoding TolC family protein codes for MQLSQWENGNTIPEPLQTGVGPKKLRLTISQAIEQVIENNTIVQNAKLEIVKADSPEWKNESKYTWKALASIQSSKQLFPNNRNNIFAGTIRSQDKISAGIEKQFKTGTYFKTEISTIRYDVNAFEDPNSQSGFGSLLAAPPMYTGALSVTLSQELLKYGFGKNEEDKEKLLKNQTLLVRENYINILTQLVVKILVDYWSLSIVDSRIATYEKVSKNTEEIRRLTLRKTGLGLSEGFEVNQWNQAFLRTQSLLEKAKVDRIEAERNLVRILNVDTGSSIEGVTDLSETLPTGINLKADKEYALSRRTDYLILKREREIAKLALNTALAEDDPSLLATFSYSSIGQNFISPQDNFIARQRGITSFNYPQIVAELKMSYPLWDLGIKAGIRDAETNLKVNEMKIQNLEQEISQEIDNRYEAVLASHALLKDLTKTRKETEIFYNGLIERFRQGRYTAVNVKNALDSLANVELAVTQAKINFNINLVRYELAKNSLFEKYGLDLYSILEEVEKRAKQETDKL; via the coding sequence ATGCAGCTTTCCCAGTGGGAAAACGGGAACACCATTCCTGAACCCCTCCAAACGGGGGTTGGTCCGAAAAAACTACGACTCACGATCTCCCAAGCCATTGAACAGGTCATTGAAAACAACACCATTGTTCAAAATGCCAAATTGGAAATAGTCAAAGCAGACAGTCCCGAATGGAAAAATGAATCCAAATACACTTGGAAGGCTTTGGCAAGTATCCAGTCTTCCAAACAACTTTTTCCGAATAATAGAAACAACATCTTTGCCGGAACGATTCGTTCCCAAGATAAAATTTCAGCCGGCATTGAAAAACAGTTCAAAACAGGAACATATTTCAAAACTGAAATCAGTACCATTCGTTATGACGTAAATGCTTTTGAAGACCCCAATTCACAAAGTGGATTTGGAAGTTTGCTCGCAGCACCACCTATGTATACTGGTGCCCTTTCTGTTACTTTGTCTCAAGAGTTACTCAAATATGGGTTTGGCAAAAACGAAGAAGATAAAGAAAAACTTTTAAAAAACCAAACCCTGCTTGTTCGTGAAAATTACATCAATATCTTAACTCAACTTGTGGTTAAAATCCTGGTAGATTATTGGTCTCTTAGCATTGTTGATTCTCGGATTGCCACTTATGAAAAAGTTTCAAAAAACACAGAAGAAATTCGACGCCTAACCTTACGAAAAACAGGACTTGGACTTTCGGAAGGATTTGAAGTCAACCAATGGAACCAGGCTTTTTTAAGAACACAATCCCTTTTAGAAAAAGCAAAAGTAGATCGAATTGAAGCCGAAAGAAATTTAGTTCGTATTCTAAATGTGGACACTGGCTCTTCCATTGAAGGTGTAACTGATTTAAGTGAAACATTACCAACAGGAATTAACCTAAAGGCAGACAAAGAATATGCACTTTCCAGAAGAACTGACTATCTAATCTTAAAACGGGAAAGAGAAATTGCAAAACTTGCTTTAAACACTGCTCTTGCTGAAGATGATCCTTCATTACTTGCAACCTTTTCCTATAGTTCGATTGGACAGAATTTTATTTCTCCTCAGGACAACTTCATTGCGCGCCAAAGGGGAATAACATCTTTCAATTACCCACAGATTGTTGCAGAATTAAAAATGTCTTATCCTCTTTGGGATTTAGGAATCAAAGCAGGAATTCGAGATGCGGAAACAAATCTCAAAGTCAACGAAATGAAAATCCAAAATTTGGAACAAGAAATTTCTCAAGAAATTGATAACCGTTACGAAGCGGTTTTAGCAAGTCATGCTCTCCTAAAAGATTTAACAAAAACCAGGAAAGAAACAGAAATTTTCTATAATGGATTGATTGAACGTTTTCGCCAAGGACGTTATACAGCCGTTAACGTTAAAAATGCATTGGATAGTTTAGCGAATGTAGAACTTGCCGTGACACAGGCAAAAATTAATTTTAATATCAATTTAGTTCGTTATGAATTGGCAAAAAATTCTCTTTTTGAGAAATATGGACTCGATCTTTACTCAATCTTAGAGGAAGTCGAAAAAAGGGCCAAACAAGAAACTGACAAGTTATGA